The sequence TTAGTATTTCAGGTTACCTAAGTTTAGGTAAGTTAGTATATTTCCTAGTCAGTGATAATAATATTTGGGTGTTACATTCTCTGTATTATTTGATCAGAATAAGTATCTACCTAATACCTGTAGGCATGTAGTACTTATGCACCTAGTTCAGTTCAATACTTTGTACATTTTTCAGAAAATTCGACATTGTAATTGTAAATGCCGGTGTTTTTGGAATCCCACGGACAATCACGGAAGACGGATTGGAAACAATATTTCAAGTCAATTATTTGAGTCAAATATACATGCTCATGAACATTGAGAAACTCTTAGCTCCTAATGCCCGCGTAGTGTTTCTGACCTCAGAATCTCACAGGTTGGTCGAAAAAAGTAGatacaaacaaatttctatAGGGGATATGGGATACAGGGATATCTTatcgtattatatttattttataaccaATGAGTCAGTTATTTAAGTCGCAATTTATGATTAGCGATAACGATATTACCTAAGCGAGAAATACGAAATGTCCCCATAGGTAGGTAAGTGTTTTTGTCTCTTTGAAAAAAATCTTGCATACTTACctaatatgtttattttttttaacacttgTCTCACATAACATAACTGCTAAAAGGTAATTTTGAGTTAACATTAATAGGTGTTAACTTAACATTAATCTCAGCATCATAATAAAATACAACGCGATGCTGGTAGAACTTATGATCTTAGAACGGAAATCTTCTTTTAGATTCCCCAACATATCTATCTCAATAAAAAGGATCAATACTTATAAGCCTTTTTACAAAAACTCTAATTTAATCACTACATTCTAAATAACCTCATGTTCTTTTAAAGGTACGTGAACTGGCCTTTAGAGAAAAGGTTAATGCCGACCGAGGAGATGCTTTCATTACCAGAGCATGATTACACATCAATCAAGGCTTTCAACGTGTCCAAGCTGTGCTGCATCTTCGCCATGCACTACCTCGGCTACCGGTGGATGAACGCGGGCCGGGGCGTGTTCAGTGCGACCCCCGGCTCCTTTATTAGAACAAAACTGTGCAGCAATTGGTGGGTCTATGAATTGCTGTATTTGAGCATGCAGCCGTTCAACAAGTCTATTGTgagtaatttatattttttttacttgatTTAATAATTACGTACCTACGCTAATCCGAACGAACACTAACGTTACAGCCTGGCAaataagagtagaaaataaatgggggcgccaccgtctatgtaaaatataataaattaatattggcGCGAAAGATATGCACGATAACTGAATaatattataggtaggtattagTTTCGAATCTGTCTGGTACGTATAGGTGCATATGCCTAGTCTGATCTCGCTATGCACATTCATTTAatactattaatattttttcagtacagatggtgttttttttcacgcactagtgcgagaagtggttcattatatgccaggtcgaaacttcgaaggctcatctgtactgaaaaacgtcgtacgatacacgtgcgaaaaggaaataacattcgatttaaaacactcccttcggtcgtgttttaatttatcgccactcgtttcgaacttccttttttacgcacttgtatcgtaatgtactattctatgAGACGTCAATACCAGTCATTAAGTggtaggtataatttttttaagagCTCCCAAAATTTTTAGAAGCACGCCTCCCATCTGCCTGTAATAAAAAGTCTACGCCCCCTCCCCGAAACTAATCTATTACTTAGGTAATGTCTAACGTGTGCACTTATCCCACGGGCCACGCCCCCTTTATGATGTTGCACAGTTGCAAAataatacttatttgttttacaattgGTAAAAGTTCTTGTTTAACCGCTCGTGCCAAATAttggtatcaaggcacgaagattaaacaagctttttcaccacaccaacacgaacaaaatactgactaggtataaatccatcaatttattcaatatgtataattgtatgaaattactttgccccctcgtggataaaatgcaattttgctatctgttttcgaatagcaaagaaagcctttaccagttggtgtggtgaaaaataacttACCTGATTGTTGCAGTCCCAAGCCGCCGCCACGCCCTTGTACTGCGCAACCTCGCCCGAGCTGGAAGGGACGACAGCCGCGCACTTCAAGAACTGCAAGCGTTGCGAGGAGAGCGAGCTGGCGCTCGACTCCCACCTCTCCTTCCGACTGTTCGACATGTCGATGCGCATGATCGAGGAGCGCGTGCGCCACTTCGACAGCC is a genomic window of Leguminivora glycinivorella isolate SPB_JAAS2020 chromosome 6, LegGlyc_1.1, whole genome shotgun sequence containing:
- the LOC125227443 gene encoding WW domain-containing oxidoreductase-like isoform X2; this translates as MPTEEMLSLPEHDYTSIKAFNVSKLCCIFAMHYLGYRWMNAGRGVFSATPGSFIRTKLCSNWWVYELLYLSMQPFNKSISQAAATPLYCATSPELEGTTAAHFKNCKRCEESELALDSHLSFRLFDMSMRMIEERVRHFDSPLLEATEPKPEHTEKEPKEPIEDELMSSCSG
- the LOC125227443 gene encoding WW domain-containing oxidoreductase-like isoform X1, with the protein product MLMNIEKLLAPNARVVFLTSESHRYVNWPLEKRLMPTEEMLSLPEHDYTSIKAFNVSKLCCIFAMHYLGYRWMNAGRGVFSATPGSFIRTKLCSNWWVYELLYLSMQPFNKSISQAAATPLYCATSPELEGTTAAHFKNCKRCEESELALDSHLSFRLFDMSMRMIEERVRHFDSPLLEATEPKPEHTEKEPKEPIEDELMSSCSG